The genomic window TGCTTTCTGTCAAACGGCAGAATGTAAAACGCCCTTTGACGGCGGGCGTGAAACGGAAGAAAACGGAAGAACCGCGCCGGTAAGCCCGGCCACAAAGCAATGAACGGGAGAGAGACGAAGATGACTGCCGCAATACGCCCCATGGTCGCCGGTAACTGGAAGATGAACGGTACCCGCGCCTCGCTCGATCAGATCCGGGCCATCGCCGAAGGGGTGAGCGGCGGACTTGCCGACAGGGTCGATGCGCTGATCTGCCCGCCGGCGACGCTGCTTTACGTCGCGACAACGCTGACGGCGGATACCAGCCTGATGATCGGCGGCCAGGACTGCCACGAAAAGGCGCGGTCCGGGGCGCATACCGGCGATATCTCGGCCGAGATGATCAAGGATTGCCTTGCCAGCCATGTCATCGTCGGCCATTCGGAACGGCGCGCCGAACATCATGAAAGCAATCACACCGTCTCCACCAAGGCGCGCGCCGCCTATGACCAGGGACTGACGGCGATCGTGTGCATCGGCGAAAGCCGCGAGGAGCACGCCGCCGGCCGCACCATGGAGGTGTTGAAGACGCAGCTGTTTCAATCGATGCCCGACGATGCCACGGCCGACAACACCATCATCGCCTATGAACCGATCTGGGCGATCGGGACCGGGCAGACGCCGGGACCGGAGCAGGTGGCCGAGGTTCACGCTGCCATCCGCGAAGACCTGATCGAGCGTTTCGGCGCGGCGGGCGAGAGGTTCCGGCTCCTTTATGGCGGTTCGGTGAAGCCCGGCAATGCGCGCGAACTGCTGAGCGTGGCCAATGTCAACGGCGCGCTGATCGGCGGCGCAAGCTTGAAAGCGGCCGATTTTCTAGCCATCTATCAGGCCTATGAGGATATCCTGTCGTCCGCCGCTCCGTGAAAGCCGGCCGCCGGGCGCCAAAAGGTCCTTAAAAAGGGGTTGGATTGCGCGCCCGCCTCATGTAGAGAGACGCCAGTTATTCTAGCGGGCCCGGACCTTCAAGGCGGGGCCGGATTGGACATTCATGCAGACGGTACTGATCGTAATTCACCTGATAATCGTCGTTGCGCTGGCCGGTGTGATCCTCATCCAGAGGTCTGAAGGCGGCGGGCTCGGCATCGGCGGTGGTTCCGGTTTCATGACCGCGCGCGGCACGGCCAATGCGCTGACGCGCACCACGGCCATACTTGCAGCGCTGTTTTTCGTGACCTCGCTGGGTCTTGGCATTCTCGCCCGCTACCAGGGCAACCCGTCGGATATTCTCGACCGGATCGAACAGAACGCCGAAACCGACGGGCAGGGCATCCTGAACCAGCTTGGCGGTTCGGTGACCACCACGACGCCGGCAGCGCCCGATCAGAGCGGTGTGCCGAGCGGCAGCGAAGGGTCGGCTCCGGCCGTCAGCACGCCGGCACAGGACTCGAACGCCACCGGCGTTCCCACCGGCGACTGATCGCCGACATCGAGCAGACATCATCCGGCGGGCCTCCCGCCGGAATTTCCTTGAGCCGCTCGTCCCGCGAAAGCGCGGGCGATGCGGCATTATTGTGACAATCGACCGGGGATGACCGCGCTTTTTTACACGAAAGCTCTGGCAGAATCGGTTTGGAAACGGTATCGGAATAAGCCCATGGCGCGATATATTTTCATCACAGGCGGCGTGGTCTCCTCCCTCGGAAAAGGCATTGCCGCGGCAGCACTCGGTGCTTTGCTGCAGTCACGGGGCTATCGGGTCCGGCTGCGCAAGCTCGATCCCTATCTCAACGTCGATCCGGGCACGATGAGCCCGACCCAGCACGGCGAGGTGTTCGTCACCGATGACGGCGCGGAGACCGACCTCGATCTCGGTCACTACGAGCGCTTCACCGGCCGCTCCGCGACCCGGACCGACAACATCACCACCGGCCGGATCTACAAGAACATTCTCGACAAGGAACGGCGCGGCGATTATCTCGGCGCGACGGTGCAGGTCATTCCGCACGTGACCAACGAGATCAAGGACTTCGTGCTCGAGGGCAATGAGGAGTTCGATTTCGTGCTGTGCGAGATCGGCGGCACGGTCGGCGATATCGAGGCGATGCCGTTCATGGAGGCGATCCGCCAGCTCGGCAATGACCTGCCGCGCGGCAACGCCGTCTATGTCCACCTGACGCTGATGCCCTATATCCCGGCGGCCGGCGAGTTGAAGACCAAGCCGACGCAGCATTCCGTCAAGGAATTGCAGGCCATGGGCATTCACCCCGACATTCTTCTGGTGCGCGCCGACCGGGAAATTCCCGAGGCCGAGCGCCGCAAGCTCTCGCTGTTTTGCAACGTGCGCGAATCCGCCGTCATCCAGGCGCTCGATGTCGCCAATATCTACGACGTGCCGCTCGCCTATCACCGCGAAGGGCTCGATGACGAGGTGCTTCACGCCTTCGGCATCGATCCGGCGCCCGTGCCGCGCATGGATGCGTGGAAAAAGGTGTGCGAGCGCATCCGCACCCCGGAAGGCGAAGTGACGATCGCCATCGTCGGCAAGTACACCGGGCTGAAGGACGCCTATAAATCGCTGATCGAGGCGCTGCATCACGGCGGCGTCGCCAACCGGGTCAAGGTCAATCTCGAATGGATCGAATCCGAGATTTTCGAGAAGGAGGACCCGTCGCCCTATCTCGAAAAGGTCCACGGCATTCTCGTGCCGGGCGGCTTCGGCGAGCGCGGTTCGGAAGGCAAGATCCAGGCGGCCCGCTTTGCCCGCACCCACAAGGTGCCGTATTTCGGCATTTGCTTCGGCATGCAGATGGCTGTCATCGAGGCGGCGCGCAATCTGGCCGGCATCAAGGACGCATCCTCAACCGAATTCGACCGCAATGCCAGCGAGCCGGTCGTCGGCCTGATGACCGAATGGGTGAAGGGCAATGCGCTGGAAAAGCGCACCGACAGTGATGATCTCGGCGGCACGATGCGCCTTGGCGCCTACAAGGCCCACCTTGGTCCGGACACCAAGATCGCAGCGATCTACGGCACAACCGAGATTTCGGAACGCCATCGTCACCGCTACGAAGTGAATTTCGGCTATCGCGAAAAGCTTGAGGCCTGCGGGCTGGTGTTTTCCGGCACCTCTCCGGATGGCGTTCTGCCTGAAACGATCGAATATGCGGACCATCCCTGGTTCATCGGGGTGCAGTATCATCCGGAGCTGAAGAGCCGGCCGCTGGAACCGCATCCGCTGTTTGCAAGCTTCATCGAGGCCGCGCTGGAGCAGAGCCGGCTGGTTTAGAGCCCTCTGCCGCTCAATTTACGCCGGCTCGGTCTGCCGCCGCAGCACCTTTTCGAATTCGCTCGCCGGCATCGGCCGGCCCAACCAGTAGCCCTGGAGAACGTCGCAGCCGAGTTTGGTCACGATCTCGGCGTGGCGTTTCGTTTCCACGCCCTCGGCGATCACCTTGATCTTCAGCGTCTTGGCGATATCGACGATCGATTTGACGATCGCGCGCTGATCGGGCGATTGCGGCAGCGGCAGGATCAGTTCGCGGGCAATCTTGAGGCCGTTGGGCGCGACCTTCAGCAGGCCGGTGATCGATGTATAGCCCGTGCCGAAATCATCGACATCGATGCCGATTCCAAGCCTTCTGAGCTGTTTCAGGTTGTAGGCGCTGATATCGTCCGGCTCATCCAGGAAGATCGATTCCAGAAGCTCGAAGGTCAGCTTGCCTGCCGGCAGGTCGAATTCTTCCAGCGCCGAGACCAGTGCCGGATCGCTCAGGCGGCGCGGCGAAAGGTTGAGCGACATGCCCGGCGGATCGAGTCCGAGTTCGCTCCAGCGCCGGTAGTCGCTGGTGGCCTGACTGAGGATGCTGGTGTCGATCATGTTCATCAGGTTCAGCGTCTCGGCCAGCGGAATGAATTCGGACGGCTGGCCGAAACTGCCATCGGCGTGGCGCCATCGCGCCAGCGTTTCGACGCCGGTCAGCCTCAGCGTCTTCGCGTCGAATTGCGGCTGGTAGAAGGGTATGAAGTCGCTTTGCTCCACCGCCTGCATCAGTTGGTCGGCAGGGGTGCGATTGGCGGCGACGGCGTTGTTGAGATCGGGCGTATAAAAGGCGATACGGTTGCGGCCCTGCTGTTTGGCCCGTTTTAGCGCGAGGTCGCTGTTTTTCATGAGCGCGCCGGTAGACACATCCTCGCAGGCGTCGGCGGTGACGATGCCGACACAGGCGCCGATCCGAATGCGATGCTCGCCCAGTTCGATCGGCTTGGACAGTTCCAGAAGCATGCGTTTGGCGACCTGCTCCAGGCTGCCTGAACCATTGCCATAGCTGCTGATAAAGGCGAACTCGTCTCCGCCCACGCGCGCGACGAAATCATTATGGCGGCTGACGCTCAAGAGCACCTGGGCGGTATGCTGCAGCACCGCATCGCCGGTGCCGTGCCCGTAGCTGTCATTGACGGCCTTGAAGTCGTCGATATCGATCTGCATCAGCGCGAGCTTGCTGGACGATGCCGGCATCATCTCGACCCGCCGCGACAATTCGTCATCAAGGAAACGCCGGTTGGGCAGGCCGGTCAGATAGTCGTGCATGACCGCCTGTTCGATATCAGATTTGGCGCGGTCGAGTTCGAAGTTGCGGGCCTCGGCGAGTTGCTTGGCGGTTATCAGATCCTGGCGCAGGCGCACCTCTTCCGTGACGTCCCAGTTGATGCCCAGAATGTTTCGCTGCCCTTCATCGTCAATTCTCATGGTCATCAGAGCGCGGATATGACGCACTGTGCCATCGTCCTCCCGTGTGATTTTGAACTCATCGGAGTGCGGAGGATCGCCGGGCTTCAGAGACTGCAGCGTCGTCCTGATGCGGTTGCGGTCATCCGGGTCGGTGATCGCGCCCAGACGGCTGACGTCAAAGGTTTCGGGCTTTTCCTCAAATCCGTAAATCTCGCCGATGCGCCTGTCCGCTATCACCATTCCCGTTGCCGGATTGTACTCGAATACGCCGATGCGGGAGGTGCTCAAGGCCAGTTCGAGCCGCTGCCGGGTTCGCGAAAGAAGCATTTCGGCATTCTTGCGGTCGGTGATGTCGCGATCCGTGCCGACGACGCGCGCCGGGCTGTGGTCCGAGAAATTCGATACCGCGTCGCCCCGGCACTCGATCCAGATCCAGTGTCCGTCCGCATGGCGCTCGCGGTATTCGAAATTCATATATTGAGAATCGCCGGCCTTCTGGCGTTCGATGGCGTTGGCAACAAAGTCGCGATCGTCCGGGTGGACGAGTTGCAGCCATTCTTCGGTCGATGTAAAGGGTCGCGGGCCGCCGGCGGGGTAGCCGCGCATCGTCATCCAGGTCTGTGAATAGAAGAACTGGCCGCGTCGGTAATCGTGATCCCATACGCCGAGGCCCGAACTGACAAGAGCGTAGTCCCAACGATGGGCGCGTTCGTTGGCTTCAAGTTCCCGCAGCTTTTGCGCATCGATATCGACACAGTTCAGCAAGGAGAGTGTTTCGCTGCCCTCGTGTTCGGGTGGCAAAAGGTTGCTGGAGCAGAGCATCCAGCGCCAGGGGCCGTCAGGCCTGGGGCCGAAGCGTACTTCCCGGGCAAGCGGTTTACCCGTTCTGGCTGCCGGCGACAACAATGACTGCAGACAAGGCCGGTCGTCACTGTGAACCCAGTCGAAAACGATTCCCCCGAGGAGATCGCTTTCCGGGGCGAGCGCCTGGAAGCTTTCGTTGACGGCACGGATCGCAAAACTTCCGACGTCAAGCACCGCCATCGCGACTGCCGAACCTTCGATCGCGGCGGCCGCTATTCCGGACTTGCTCCAAAATTCACTCGTGTCCTCCGCCAACGGTTGTCCTCTTGCTGGAGGGCGGCTCTCGCTTCAGCGGGACTTTCCAT from Martelella sp. NC20 includes these protein-coding regions:
- a CDS encoding sensor domain-containing protein, which encodes MAVLDVGSFAIRAVNESFQALAPESDLLGGIVFDWVHSDDRPCLQSLLSPAARTGKPLAREVRFGPRPDGPWRWMLCSSNLLPPEHEGSETLSLLNCVDIDAQKLRELEANERAHRWDYALVSSGLGVWDHDYRRGQFFYSQTWMTMRGYPAGGPRPFTSTEEWLQLVHPDDRDFVANAIERQKAGDSQYMNFEYRERHADGHWIWIECRGDAVSNFSDHSPARVVGTDRDITDRKNAEMLLSRTRQRLELALSTSRIGVFEYNPATGMVIADRRIGEIYGFEEKPETFDVSRLGAITDPDDRNRIRTTLQSLKPGDPPHSDEFKITREDDGTVRHIRALMTMRIDDEGQRNILGINWDVTEEVRLRQDLITAKQLAEARNFELDRAKSDIEQAVMHDYLTGLPNRRFLDDELSRRVEMMPASSSKLALMQIDIDDFKAVNDSYGHGTGDAVLQHTAQVLLSVSRHNDFVARVGGDEFAFISSYGNGSGSLEQVAKRMLLELSKPIELGEHRIRIGACVGIVTADACEDVSTGALMKNSDLALKRAKQQGRNRIAFYTPDLNNAVAANRTPADQLMQAVEQSDFIPFYQPQFDAKTLRLTGVETLARWRHADGSFGQPSEFIPLAETLNLMNMIDTSILSQATSDYRRWSELGLDPPGMSLNLSPRRLSDPALVSALEEFDLPAGKLTFELLESIFLDEPDDISAYNLKQLRRLGIGIDVDDFGTGYTSITGLLKVAPNGLKIARELILPLPQSPDQRAIVKSIVDIAKTLKIKVIAEGVETKRHAEIVTKLGCDVLQGYWLGRPMPASEFEKVLRRQTEPA
- the secG gene encoding preprotein translocase subunit SecG, with product MQTVLIVIHLIIVVALAGVILIQRSEGGGLGIGGGSGFMTARGTANALTRTTAILAALFFVTSLGLGILARYQGNPSDILDRIEQNAETDGQGILNQLGGSVTTTTPAAPDQSGVPSGSEGSAPAVSTPAQDSNATGVPTGD
- a CDS encoding CTP synthase, translating into MARYIFITGGVVSSLGKGIAAAALGALLQSRGYRVRLRKLDPYLNVDPGTMSPTQHGEVFVTDDGAETDLDLGHYERFTGRSATRTDNITTGRIYKNILDKERRGDYLGATVQVIPHVTNEIKDFVLEGNEEFDFVLCEIGGTVGDIEAMPFMEAIRQLGNDLPRGNAVYVHLTLMPYIPAAGELKTKPTQHSVKELQAMGIHPDILLVRADREIPEAERRKLSLFCNVRESAVIQALDVANIYDVPLAYHREGLDDEVLHAFGIDPAPVPRMDAWKKVCERIRTPEGEVTIAIVGKYTGLKDAYKSLIEALHHGGVANRVKVNLEWIESEIFEKEDPSPYLEKVHGILVPGGFGERGSEGKIQAARFARTHKVPYFGICFGMQMAVIEAARNLAGIKDASSTEFDRNASEPVVGLMTEWVKGNALEKRTDSDDLGGTMRLGAYKAHLGPDTKIAAIYGTTEISERHRHRYEVNFGYREKLEACGLVFSGTSPDGVLPETIEYADHPWFIGVQYHPELKSRPLEPHPLFASFIEAALEQSRLV
- the tpiA gene encoding triose-phosphate isomerase, whose product is MTAAIRPMVAGNWKMNGTRASLDQIRAIAEGVSGGLADRVDALICPPATLLYVATTLTADTSLMIGGQDCHEKARSGAHTGDISAEMIKDCLASHVIVGHSERRAEHHESNHTVSTKARAAYDQGLTAIVCIGESREEHAAGRTMEVLKTQLFQSMPDDATADNTIIAYEPIWAIGTGQTPGPEQVAEVHAAIREDLIERFGAAGERFRLLYGGSVKPGNARELLSVANVNGALIGGASLKAADFLAIYQAYEDILSSAAP